In Porites lutea chromosome 1, jaPorLute2.1, whole genome shotgun sequence, a single genomic region encodes these proteins:
- the LOC140948936 gene encoding uncharacterized protein gives MYDHTSAIECGKKIHVALHNSGRKDEEGIILILLAKLCCQRSKYEKAKEFCENALSIMIETGNNRGVGKCYANLGAVFHSVGQYTKAEECLHKALTIEEEIGDKSGEANCYGILGTVLYSVGQYNKAEEYLQKALTIRREIGDREGEATCYGNLGSVFHSVGQYTKAEEYQLKALTINEAIGDKSGEATCYGNLGTLLHSVGQYTKAEEYLQKALTIRREIGDRKGEASDYANLGSVFESIGQYTKAEEYLQKALTINEEIGDKSGEATCYGNLGTLLHSVGQYIKAEEYLQKALTIRREIGDRKGEASAYENLGTVFQSVGQYTRAEEYLRKALPIRREIGDRKGEASAYENLGTVFQSVGQYTRAEEYLRKALTIRREIGDRNGEASDYGNLGSVFQSVGQHTKAEEYLHKALTIKEEIGDKPGEGTCYGNLGTLLHSVGQYTKAEKYLQKALTISREIGDRKGEASAYGNLGTVFQSVGQYTRAEEYLRKALTIRREIGDKKGEASAYGKLGTVFSSVGQYTKAEEYCQKALTISREIGDRTGEATYYGSLGSVFQSVGQYTKAEEYLHKALTIKEEIGDKSEEATCYGNLGTVLLSVGQYAKAEKYLQKALTIRREIGDRRGEASDYANLGCVFKSVGQYTKAEEYLHKALTITREIGDKRGVGASYFNLGNLCRVSQNLTQSQEFARKALEMSYEIGDIELQFSSHLDIALNTLLAGEDITVVVRNLYESIEKCEEMHDFLRGKDQFKISFFDKHASPYSLLCSLSINARSYYEALYVAELGRSRALADILSDKYSVKKEISVNPQSWIGIENIMDTNAFSSCLYISCFVDHMYFWILKPNKTVVFRQTSLKGSADKVFENQAFGGSQVVRQEQCEDRSMLFSPYESSPPSFKPSHDESSLALRLIEEEDDKTQETRPPTLADCYKMIIAPVADLLQEPEIVIIPDGLLYPIPFAALKDDKGKYLSDTFKIRIVPSLTTLKLIQNSPADYCSKSGALIVGEPDVSDVYYQGKLIQLNVLPWARKEAEMIGRLLGVQPLLGKDATKQKVLESLHSVSLVHFAAHGYAERGEIALSPIRSCATPHEEDYLLTMAEISQVCLSAKLVVLSCCHSASGQIRAEGVVGIARAFLASGARAVLAALWAVEDKATMWFMNSFYEHLVHGESASESLHQAMRSMRENRFSDVRQWAPFMLIGDDVTFEGVFDKSSPKDGEEATETKNV, from the exons ATGTACGATCACACTAGTGCGATAGAATGTGGTAAAAAAATTCACGTGGCACTACACAATAGTGGCAGAAAAGACGAAGAAGggataatattaattttactaGCGAAACTTTGTTGTCAAAGAAGCAAATACGAGAAAGCAAAAGAGTTTTGCGAGAACGCACTCAGCATCATGATTGAGACTGGAAACAATCGCGGAGTTGGAAAGTGTTACGCAAATCTAGGAGCTGTGTTTcattctgttggtcaatatacaaAGGCTGAAGAATGCCTTCATAAAGCACTGACGATCGAAGAAGAAATCGGTGATAAATCAGGAGAAGCGAATTGTTACGGAATTCTAGGAACTGTGCTTtattctgttggtcaatataataaggctgaagaataccttcaaaaagcactgacAATCAGGAGAGAAATCGGTGACAGAGAAGGAGAAGCGACAtgttacggaaatctaggaagcGTGTTTCACTccgttggtcaatataccaaggctgaagaataccagCTGAAAGCACTGACGATTAACGAAGCAATCGGTGATAAATCAGGAGAAGCGACATGTTACGGAAATTTAGGAACTTTGCTTcattctgttggtcaatataccaaggctgaagaataccttcaaaaagcactgacAATCAGGAGAGAAATCGGTGACAGaaaaggagaagcatcagaTTACGCAAATCTCGGAAGCGTGTTTGAGTCcattggtcaatataccaaggctgaagaataccttcagaaAGCACTGACAATTAACGAAGAAATCGGTGATAAATCAGGAGAAGCGACATGTTACGGAAATTTAGGAACTTTGCTTcattctgttggtcaatatatcaaggctgaagaataccttcagaaAGCACTGACGATCAGGAGAGAAATCGGTGACAGAAAAGGAGAAGCATCAGCTTACgaaaatctaggaactgtgtttcaatctgttggtcaatataccagggctgaagaataccttagGAAAGCACTGCCGATCAGGAGAGAAATCGGTGACAGAAAAGGAGAAGCATCAGCTTACgaaaatctaggaactgtgtttcaatctgttggtcaatataccagggctgaagaataccttagGAAAGCACTGACGATCAGGAGAGAAATCGGTGACAGAAATGGAGAAGcatcagattacggaaatctaggaagcGTTTTTCAGTCTGTTGGTCAacataccaaggctgaagaataccttcataAAGCACTGACGATCAAAGAAGAAATCGGTGATAAACCAGGAGAAGGGACAtgttacggaaatctaggaactctGCTTcattctgttggtcaatataccaaggctgaaaaaTACCTTCAGAAAGCACTGACGATCAGCAGAGAAATCGGTGACAGAAAAGGAGAAGCATcagcttacggaaatctaggaactgtgtttcaatctgttggtcaatataccagggctgaagaataccttagGAAAGCACTGACGATCAGGagagaaatcggtgacaaaaaaggagaagcatcagCTTACGGAAAACTAGGAACTGTGTTTtcatctgttggtcaatataccaaggctgaggAGTACTGTCAGAAAGCACTGACGATCAGCAGAGAAATCGGTGACAGAACAGGAGAAGCAACATATTACGGAAGTCTAGGAAGCGTGTTTCAATccgttggtcaatataccaaggctgaagaataccttcataAAGCACTGACGATCAAAGAAGAAATCGGTGATAAATCAGAAGAAGCGACAtgttacggaaatctaggaactgtgcttctttctgttggtcaatatgccaaggctgaaaaaTACCTTCAGAAAGCACTGACGATCAGGAGAGAAATCGGTGACAGAAGAGGAGAAGCATCAGATTACGCAAACTTAGGATGCGTGTTTAAATccgttggtcaatataccaaggctgaagaataccttcataAAGCACTGACGATCACGAGAGAAATTGGTGACAAAAGAGGTGTTGGAGCTTCATATTTTAACCTGGGAAATCTTTGTCGAGTTTCTCAGAATTTGACCCAGAGTCAAGAATTTGCTAGGAAAGCACTTGAAATGAGTTACGAAATAGGGGACATTGAATTGCAGTTTTCCAGCCACCTTGACATTGCTCTGAACACTTTATTGGCAGGAGAAGACATTACTGTAGTTGTGCGAAATCTCTACGAAAGCATTGAAAAGTGCGAAGAAATGCATGATTTTTTAAGAGGTAAAGACcagttcaaaatttctttttttgataagCATGCGTCCCCGTACAGTCTTCTTTGTTCGTTGTCTATTAATGCACGTAGTTATTATGAAGCTCTTTACGTTGCTGAGCTTGGGCGGTCCAGAGCACTAGCAGACATACTGTCCGACAAGTACTCTGTGAAGAAAGAAATATCAGTGAACCCACAGTCATGGATTGGTATTGAGAATATCATGGACACAAATGCCTTTAGTTCTTGTCTTTATATTTCCTGTTTCGTTGACCACATGTATTTTTGGATCCTTAAGCCAAACAAAACCGTAGTTTTTCGACAAACGAGCCTGAAAGGAAGTGCAGataaagtgtttgaaaatcaAGCATTTGGTGGCTCTCAGGTTGTACGTCAAGAACAATGCGAAGATCGATCAATGTTGTTTTCTCCATATGAAAGCTCCCCGCCATCATTCAAACCATCTCATGATGAAAGCTCCTTAGCTTTGCGTCTTATAGAAGAGGAGGACGACAAAACGCAGGAGACTAGGCCACCAACCCTAGCTGATTGTTACAAAATGATCATTGCTCCTGTAGCTGACTTACTTCAGGAACCAGAAATCGTTATCATACCGGATGGTTTGTTGTACCCAATTCCTTTTGCAgctttaaaagatgataagGGGAAGTATTTATCGGATACTTTCAAGATTCGTATTGTCCCTTCCTTGACGACTCTAAAGTTGATTCAGAACAGTCCAGCAGACTATTGTAGTAAAAGCGGTGCGTTGATCGTAGGAGAGCCAGACGTTAGTGACGTTTACTACCAAGGAAAACTTATTCAGTTAAACGTATTACCTTGGGCAAGAAAGGAAGCAGAGATGATTGGGCGACTGCTCGGTGTTCAACCGTTGCTTGGAAAAGATGCAACTAAGCAGAAAGTCCTGGAAAGCTTGCATTCAGTAAGTCTTGTTCACTTCGCTGCTCATGGTTATGCCGAGCGTGGAGAAATAGCTCTTTCCCCTATTAGATCCTGCGCAACTCCACACGAAGAAGACTACTTATTGACGATGGCTGAAATTTCACAAGTTTGTCTGAGTGCCAAGCTGGTTGTCCTTAGCTGTTGTCATAGTGCAAGTGGTCAGATTAGAGCTGAGGGAGTTGTTGGAATTGCTCGAGCATTTCTTGCTTCGGGTGCACGCGCCGTGCTGGCGGCACTGTGGGCTGTGGAGGACAAAGCTACCATGTGGTTTATGAATAGTTTTTACGAGCACCTTGTTCATGGTGAAAGTGCAAGTGAATCTCTTCACCAGGCCATGAGGTCGATGAGAGAGAATCGCTTTTCTGACGTCAGGCAGTGGGCGCCGTTTATGCTGATTGGAGATGATGTGACATTTGAAG GTGTTTTTGATAAGAGTAGTCCGAAAGATGGCGAAGAAGCAACGGAGACAAAGAACGTGTGA